ATAAAGAATTCCCGAGTGGCgcatcggtctaaggcactgcatcgcagggctagaggtgtcactacagacccgggtttgatccctggctgtatcacaactggctgtgattgggagtctcataggtggcacacaattgacccagcgtcatcCGGATTAGGGGAGGGGGGGTCTTTACAATAGGTctgacattgtaaataagattttgttcttaactgacttgcctagttcaataaaaaaaagaataatcTAGCATGGGAAGGATGGTCatttgaatcagggttagtttggttTAGTATGATTTAATCAGTGAACAAAGTAAGAGGATTGATCTATAGCCATTCACTGATGTCCACACATTCTGTAGTTTGCTACTTTAATAATTCAATAGATGGACCCATACTGCAGTCAGTTACTAACCCATACTGCAGTCAGTTACTAATCCATACTGCTGTCAATGTAAAAGCCACTTCATTCATAACTTCCTCCTACTGTACCAAGACTAGATTATAGACTAGTTCTGTACTCCCCCCTGCTGACCATTCTGAGTACTACACCACTATATATTGTATACAGAGaatccagaaagtattcagactccactttttccacattttgttaagttacagccttattctaaaattgattcaatagttttttcactcatcaatttacacacaatacaaataacaataacaataacaaagcatAGAAAagattttcagaattgtttgcaaatttataaaaaataaatacaaattaaatattgcatttatatactacagtactttgttgaagcacctttggcagcgattacagccttgagtcttcttgggtatgacactacaagcttggcacacctgtatttgggtagtttctcccattcttctctgcagatcctctcaagctctctctctaccatgaaggcctgattggaagagtgctgcagagatgattgtccttctggaaggttctcccaattccacagaggaactttggagctctgtcagagtgaccatcaggttcttgtcacctccctgaccaaggcccttctcccctgattgcttagtttggccgggcagccagctctaggaagagccttgatggttccaaactcctcccatttaagaatgatggaggcccccttcaatgctgtagacattttttggaacccttcccaggatctgtgcctcgacacaatactgtctctgagctctatggagaattcattcgacctcatggcttgatttttttgctctgaaatgcactgtcaactgtgggaccttatatagacaggtgtgtgcctttccaaatcatgtccaatcaattgaatttaacacagatggactccaatcaagttgtagaaacatctcaaggatgatcaatgaaaacaggttgcacctgagctcaatttcgagtctcatagcaaaggctctgaatacttatgtaaataaggtttgtgttttttatttttaatacatttgcaaacatttataaaaatctgttttcgctctgtcattatggggtattgtgtgtaaactgATGATTTTTTTTGAAAAAAAGATTCAATTTTAGATCAAGGCTGTAGTGTAACTTTCATAATgtaaagtatatactgtatatactctaACACTTTCTATGAATCCCATATGCATGATGCATTATACATGTACTCATAATGCTCTATGATAGGTTAATAATGCTGTATAAGCATAGTTCTAGACACATAAAGACTCATTAAGTCTCTTAATTCAGTACACCAATACTCCTAATGCATTATAATTCTTACCATAATGACTTATAATGTACAGCAACATAGTGCTTCATAACTGCTGGTCACTTTGTCCTCAAGGATCATACAGCATTATAATGACCATCAGTGTGATGCAtttttaatgttgtttttttgtcaatGAGCAGAACATCATATTTTTCATGGTGTGTTATAGAATAGTTATTAGCCACTATAACAGGGGGACTCAACTACTATTTGAGGAGGTCCAGTCACACAACTTTCCGAGGTGACAAAGGTCCGGATGGATATTGTCATTTATCGGCATAGTAACAAACCCCAACCTCTACAACCCATGTGACCCCAAACTGTTCACAGCCCTCTTGCTGGTGGAGAGAACATTTAGAAGTttttaagctaatttcctgcaattctacacattttgccatgcctAATGTGTGTTCATATGATACTCTACCTGAGTGATTCAACAAAATGTCGGGCCCTTGGGGGTCGAGGCCCCTGGTTACTTAATCTGACCATAACAACTACAAGATGTAGATAGCTGGTTAGCCTAACTTACCGATCTAGCTGATTTGGGCTAGTAGTTGATCAACTGGATATTTCTGCCAGGTTAGAAAGAGCTCTGTCAGGGAATGACATAAGAGGAAAACTGTCCTTGCACTACCACATTTAGAAATTGCACCTTGTTGATTCTGCTATTGCATCAATCAACAGCACTAAGTTGAAAGCCTGACTGAGTTCCTAAAACGATCTCGGGACTCCGGTCCGTATTGGCCCTGTTCTAGGTGTGGTTCCAGACCGTGGTCCGTATTGACCCTGTTCTAGGTGTGGTTCCAGACCGTGGTCCGTATTGACCCTGTTCTAGGTGTGGTTCCGGACCGCGGGTCCGTATTGACCCTGTTCTAGGTGTGGTTCCGGACCGCGGTCCGTATTGACCCTGTTCTAGGTGTGGTTCCGGACCGCGGTCCGTATTGACCCTGTTCTAGGTGTGGTTCCGGACCGCAGTCCGTATTGACCCTGTTCTAGGTGTGGTTCCGGACCGCGGTCAGTATTGACACCATTCTAGGTGTGGTTCCGGACCGCAGTCCGTATTGACCCTGTTCTAGGTGTGGTTCCGGACCGCAGTCCGTATTGACCCTGTTCTAGGTGTGGTTCAGGACCGCAGTCCGTATTGACCCTGTTCTAGGTGTGGTTCCGGACCGCGGTCAGTATTGACACCATTCTAGGTGTGGTTCCGGACCGCGGTCCGTATTGACCCTGTTCTAGGTGTGGTTCCAGACCGCGGTCCATATTGACCCTGTTCTAGGTGTGGTTCCAGACCGCGGTCCGTATTGACCCTGTTCTAGGTGTGGTTCCAGACCGCGGTCCGTATTGACCCTGTTCTAGGTGTGGTTCCAGACCGCGGTCCGAATTGACCCTGTTCTAGGTGTGGTTCCAGACCGCGGTCCGTATTGACCCTGTTCTAGGTGTGGTTCCAGACCGCGGTCCGTATTGACCCTGTTCTAGGTGTGGTTCCAGACCGCGGTCCGAATTGACCCTGTTCTAGGTGTGGTTCCAGACCGCGGTCCGTATTGACCCTGTTCTAGGTGTGGTTCCAGACCGCGGTCCATATTGACCCTGTTCTAGGTGTGGTTCCAGACCGCGGTCCGTATTGACACCATTCTAGGTGTGGTTCTGGACCGCGGTCCGTATTGACCCTGTTCTAGGTGTGGTTCCAGACCGCGGTCCGTATTGACCCTGTTCTAGGTGTGGTTCCGGACCGCGGGTCCGTATTGACCCTGTTCTAGGTGTGGTTCCGGACCGCGGTCCGTATTGACCCTGTTCTAGGTGTGGTACCGGACCGCGGTCCGTATTGACCCTGTTCTAGGTGTGGTTCCAGACCGCGGTCCGTATTGACACCATTCTAGGTGTGGTTCCGGACCGCGGTCCGTATTGACCCTGTTCTAGGTGTGGTTCCAGACCGCGGTCCGTATTGACCCTGTTCTAGGTGTGGTTCCGGACCGCGGGTCCGTATTGACCCTGTTCTAGGTGTGGTTCCGGACCGCGGTCCGTATTGACCCTGTTCTAGGTGTGGTTCCAGACCGCGGTCCGTATTGACCCTGTTCTAGGTGTGGTTCCAGACCGCGGTCCGAATTGACCCTGTTCTAGGTGTGGTTCCAGACCGCGGTCCGTATTGACCCTGTTCTAGGTGTGGTTCCAGACCGCGGTCCATATTGACCCTGTTCTAGGTGTGGTTCCAGACCGCGGTCCGTATTGACACCATTCTAGGTGTGGTTCTGGACCGCGGTCCGTATTGACCCTGTTCTAGGTGTGGTTCCAGACCGCGGTCCGTATTGACCCTGTTCTAGGTGTGGTTCCGGACCGCGGGTCCGTATTGACCCTGTTCTAGGTGTGGTTCCGGACCGCGGTCCGTATTGACCCTGTTCTAGGTGTGGTACCGGACCGCGGTCCGTATTGACCCTGTTCTAGGTGTGGTTCCAGACCGCGGTCCGTATTGACACCATTCTAGGTGTGGTTCCGGACCGCGGTCCGTATTGACCCTGTTCTAGGTGTGGTTCCAGACCGCGGTCCGTATTGACCCTGTTCTAGGTGTGGTTCCGGACCGCGGGTCCGTATTGACCCTGTTCTAGGTGTGGTTCCGGACCGCGGTCCGTATTGACCCTGTTCTAGGTGTGGTTCCGGACCGCGGTCCGTATTGACCCTGTTCTAGGTGTGGTACCAGACCGCGGTCCGTATTGACCCTGTTCAAGGTGTGGTACCAGACCGCGGTCCGTATTGACCCTGTTCTAGGTGTGGTTCCGGACCGCGGTCCGTATTGACCCTGTTCTAGGTGTGGTTCCGGACCGCGGTCCGTATTGACCCTGTTCTAGGTGTGGTTCTGGACCGCGGTCCGTATTGACCCTGTTCTAGGTGTGGTTCCGGACCGCGGTCCGTATTGACCCTGTTCTAGGTGTGGTTCCGGACCGCGGTCCACCAGTTGAGTATGGCTGCAGTATAAAGTCATCTTTGACTGCTTTAGGTGAAGTAATGAAATGCCTAATAATAAAGTGATTGTCTGCTTTCAGTAAAGTGAAACTTTCTGCACAtttcatgatgacatcacaaacaTGTTTCATTCTGTTTCACTCTTCTGTTTTCAAACAGTTGCATAACACAACGCTACGCATCGCAACACAACGCTACACAAAACAGCAcaaacaatacactacactacgcAACACTAATTGCCTCAAAGTCATACAATTGCCAATTTGGCCCACCTGCACATTGTATTGTTACATAAATAGTCAAAAAAAGGCAAAGCCCAGTGCGACTACATctataaatatacatatattaaAAATATGGCTTTTAGCTGACACTCTTCTCCAAGAGacttacattttttaataatatgggaatcaaacccacaacacaccaggctctaccaactgtgtgtgtgtgtgtgtgtgtgtgtgtgtgtgtgtgtgtgtgtgtgtgtgtgtgtgtgtgtgtgtgtgtgtgtgtgtgtgtgtgtgtgtgtgtgtgtgagtgtgtgagagagagagagtttgtaaTGTACTAAGTAGTGTGTAACTGTCTTCATGCAGGGCTCTCTCAGTTGGTGAGAACACAGCAGGTTGTCACAGCAACCCTGGGAGAAGATGCAGTCTTAACCTGTGAGCTCATGACACTCAAAGACGTGCGGCAAGTCACCTGGCAAAAAGAGACAACTGAGGTGAATGAAAATGTGGCCACTTACAGCAAACGTGGTCCCGATGTCAACCTACGTTTTAAGGGGAAAGTGGAGTTTGAAGACGAGGGACTGCAGAACTGCTCTATTGTCATCAGAGGATTGTCAAGAGGAGACGAGTCCTGCTACAAGTGTCTGTTTAACACCTTTCCAGATGGACCTATCAGTGGAACCACCTGCCTCAAAGTCAATGGTAAAATGTGACAACATAATGTACTGTAAATGACTGACCCAGAACAACTTCTCCAGAACTTCAAGCAGCCATTTTATCAGATCATACATCCAATGTCTTGAAACTATTTATCAAAATGTGACCATTTAGTAAATCATTTaaatggaatcatttagtaaatAATTTCAATGGAATCATTGTGGTCTCACTGTGAACTGTGTCTGTTGTCCTATAGAGCTGTATGGACCCTCACTCCTCATCACACAAACCAACAACAGTCACACcactctgtcctgttctgctacTGGACGACCTGGTCCTATAGTAACCTGGAAAGATACAGAAATTCTAGAAAATTCCACAATGGCCAATGTCACCCATCTCAATGGAACTGTCACTGTCACCATAACTTCCACGCTGGTAGCATTCAGTCTACCTGACAAAGACACCAGGGTTGGCTGTATGGTCTCACTGTTCTCCGGGGGTGTCACCAAGAACGTATTCATGGTTATTCCAGCTAGAACTCAAGCTTCATTTCCCGGTGAGAAATGGTTCTATACATGCCTACAGTAACAATCAACATGCTGGTGTCATTCTGAAGTACTGTCTCTGTATGTTCTGTGCTAGGTGTACCTGAGGTCACTGATGGTGACAGGATCAGTGGTCAGTCATTAATCTAATGACCACAACTAATCTCTGACACTATTATCTGTGAATTGTACCATTCTCATCTTGTCATCTTTCACAGTTAAGCCAACAGGGATTGGTGCAGTGATGGGTTCACTGTGTCTCATTGCTGTGTGCTGTGGAGCTGCTGTGGTACTGTGGTACAAACTGAGAAATACAACAAGGTAAGTTTTACTGTTCAGATGACAAAGACAAAATACTGTATTCATTTTACCTTGACAGTCAAACTTACAAAAACAATCTTTAGCCAAATTCCCGCAGGCAATGAACAGGAACAGCAACTATCAACAGACAACCCTCAACGTGATGACTGAAATCCAGAGGTCTAATCTAACAGTAAGACAACTATTCTAATTAACAGTCGGGTTTATGATTTCAAATAAATAGTGTttgtacttactgtatgtaatagATTAGAAAACATTGAATAGTTTTTCAGCATCAAATGTCCTCCGTGAAGAATATGTAACTGTAACTACTCACAAAGCAGTTATATCAGTACACTGTTACAACAGATGATCTGACTCTGATCAGTATCATTGATGTTAATATCTTTCAGGACCACAACAATATCCAGTACATTCTAAATGTGTTAGTAGAACCTTATTGGATCATCCTGGTAGAGTGGTAGTCATGGTGACCGCATACATGCAAATGAGTTGCATTGCTGCAGTGTTGTTCCAgtatgttttttgtatttataagggaaccccattagctgctactcttcctgggtccaAACATATTACAGTacttacattacatataaaacagtacatcatatcaagtggggcaaaaaatatttagtcagcaaccaattgtgcaagttctcccacttaaaaagatgagagaggcctgtaattttcatcataggtacacttcaactatgacagacaaaatgagaaaaaaaatccagaaaatcacattgtaggatttttaatgaatttatttacaaattatggtggaaaataagtatttaggcaataacaaaagtttatctcaatactttgttatataccctttcttggcaatgacagaggtcaaacgttttctgtaagtcttcacaaggttttcacacactgttgctggtatttaggcccattcctccatgcagatctcctctagagcagtgatgttttggggctgttgctgggcaacacggactttcaactccctccaaagattttctatgccATTTCAAGGCCACTTCAGgaacttgaaatgcttcttacgaagccactccttcgttggatcattgtcatgctgaaagacccagccacgtttcatcttcaatgcccttgctgatggaaggagattttcactcaaaatctcacgatacatggccccattcattatttcctttacacggatcagtcatcctggtgcctttgcagaaaaacagccccaaagcatgatgtttccacccccatgcttcacagtaggcatggtgttctttggatgcaactcagcattctttgtcctccaaacacgacgagttgagtttttaccaaaaagttctattttggtttcatctgaccatatgacattctcccaatcttcttctggatcatccaaatgctctctagcaaacttcagacgggcctggacatgtactggcttaagcagggggacacgtctggcactgcaggatttgagtccctggcggcgtagtgtgttactgatggtaggctttgttactttggtcccagctctctgcaggtcattcactaggtccccccgtgtggttctgggatttttgctcaccgttcttgtgatcattttgtccccacggggtgagatcttgcgtggagccccagatcttATTGGATCATCCTGGTAGAGTGGTAGTCATGGTGACTGCATACATGCAAATAAGTTGCATTGCTGCAGTGTTGTTCCAGTATgttatttgtattttgtatttataagggaaccccattagctgctactcttcctgggtccaAACATATTACAGTacttacattacatataaaacagtacatcatataacattattacaccactacatctctacaatacaacatgtttactaccaccatacaacaatatcacaatgtttacatatgcatgtgtctgtacctttgtatgtgtcttcacagtccccgttgttccataaggtgtatttttacctgctttttaaaatctgattctactgcttgtattacatgatgtggaatagagttccatggagtcatggctctatgtagtatggTGCAACTCCCattgtctgttctggacttggggactgaaaagagacctctggtggcatgtcttgtggggtatgcatcggtgtccgagctgtgtgcaagtgttttaaacagacagcttggtacattcagcttgtcaacacctcttacaaaaacaagtagtgatgaagtcaatctctcctccactttgatccatgagagattgacatggatgtcattaatgttagctctccgtgtacttttaagggccagccgtgctgccctgttctgagccaactacAATTGTGGCACCTGgccacactactgaacagtagtctaggtgcgacaaaactagtgcctgtaggacctgccttgttgatagtgttgttaagaaggtagaaactagggcctgtaggacctgccttgttgatagtgttgtgaagaaggcagagcagtgctttattatggacagacttctccccatcttagctattTATGCTGCagcagtttatgtgtcggggggctagggtcagtttgttatatctggagtacttctcctgtcctattcggtgtcctgtgtgaatttaagtgtgctctctctaattctctctttctctctttctttctctcggaggacctgagccctaggaccatgcctcaggactacctgacatgatgactccttgctgtccccagtccacctggccgtgctgctgctccagtttcaactgttctgccttattattattggaccatgctggtaatttatgaacatttgaacatcttggccatgttctgttataatctccaccctgcacagccagaagaggactggccaccccacatagcctggttcctctctaggtttcttcctaggttttggcctttctagggagtttttcctagccaccgtgcttctacacctgtattgcttgctgtttggggttttaggctgggtttctgtacagcactttgagatatcagctgatgtacgaagggctatatatattgatttgattttgatactgttgtatcaatatgtttggaccatgacagtttacaatccagggtaacTCCTAGcagttgagtgtgttgtgttgagtcatccacatacatagacacactggctttactcaaacaGCTACCCTGaagaattcctgattctacctggattatgtttccattaaataacaccctctgtgttctgttagacaagtaactctttatccacattataacaggaggtgtaaagccataaTACATGTggttttccagcagcagactgaccgataatgtcaaaagctgtgctgaagtctaacaagacagccaccacaatcattttatcatcaatttctctcagccaatcagtcatttgtgtcagtgctgtgcttgttgagtgcccttccctataagcgtgctgaaagtctgttgtcaatttgtttactgtgaattTACACTCTATCTGGTCAAATACcatttttccagaagtttactaagggttggtaacaggctgattggttggctatttgagccagtaaagggagctttactattcttgtgtagcgaaatgactttagcttccctccaggcctgagg
This genomic window from Oncorhynchus masou masou isolate Uvic2021 unplaced genomic scaffold, UVic_Omas_1.1 unplaced_scaffold_1317, whole genome shotgun sequence contains:
- the LOC135538996 gene encoding OX-2 membrane glycoprotein-like; the encoded protein is MAPALLNYLFIQLIVLPKGLSQLVRTQQVVTATLGEDAVLTCELMTLKDVRQVTWQKETTEVNENVATYSKRGPDVNLRFKGKVEFEDEGLQNCSIVIRGLSRGDESCYKCLFNTFPDGPISGTTCLKVNELYGPSLLITQTNNSHTTLSCSATGRPGPIVTWKDTEILENSTMANVTHLNGTVTVTITSTLVAFSLPDKDTRVGCMVSLFSGGVTKNVFMVIPARTQASFPVKPTGIGAVMGSLCLIAVCCGAAVVLWYKLRNTTSQIPAGNEQEQQLSTDNPQRDD